The sequence below is a genomic window from Chaetodon auriga isolate fChaAug3 chromosome 8, fChaAug3.hap1, whole genome shotgun sequence.
TCACTGAAAAGTGTAGGAGTCGAGAAACTTCACCCATGTAAATAACGTCAATAAGAAAGCTGTGTGACAAGCTGTAGGTAgcaatatacagtacatagctatacatatatataatttttaAATATGCCTCGGAAAAAGCCATTTAgcaacaaacagaagaagaaacagcttCAAGTCAAacgggagagaaagagaggtaacCTTACTACATTTGCTGTTAGCGTTACTATGCTAgagttagcagctagctaacgGTTCGTGCTCCAAAACTGAGTTAAACGTGTGGAGGACTaacatatgtgtgtttgagcggTGCTGGGTTAAGATTTTCAAGGACCACTTAATTTAGCTAGCCCGTAAAATAAACCTACATGTTTGCTGTTAGCTAACTGTAATAACAAGCAGTATGATATAACTTACCTTTCGGACTTGACGAGTGTAAATAGTAACTGTAAACGTTACAACGGAATAGCACAGGCTAGCACATACGTCACTAAAGCGTTAAAAATTGCAGATGTATTAGATTTTTAGCCCTTACAATACAAGGTAGAGTGTCAAAGTTGCAGAGGCCGTGGGGCAGAGCACGGTCACTTACAGATCAATTTCAAAACACCACTTAACAGTAATGAAACATGTTGGCTCAAagatgtctgtgtgcatgcaggtaTTAGCAAAGGACACAGTCATCGGACATCATCTCATTACCAAAACGTATTTGTGTGACTGTTTGAGTTAATTACCACCAGGTTCAGTAAGGTTATTAACATATTCTTCAGTATTccttcacatttaaaaaatatagaCTTCATAATTGCAAATTTGGGACTCATTAACGCATTTGCAGTTCAGTTATACCATGACTTCTCAGAAgattattcattttcatatcAAGGCCAGGCCCTGTCCTCTGTTCAACGTTAATGCTCATTGCTCAGTGTAGACTTGCCATCAAGCTGTCAGAACAGTTTGAAAACTCCTGGACTTGGGTGAGGACACCTGATTAGAAGAATATCAATGTCTGTAAGATCCACTGTGAGTGGAAGAAGAACATCATCGTTTTGAAGTCAAGAAAGCTTATTGGCACATGATGTATAATTGGCTGTGATCCCTGACTGCCTTCGACTTCAGGTGACACAGGTTCTGGGCCGAGCAGCCGTAATGCCAGTGTGGAGCGAGGAGGCGAGCGACAGTCAGACACCTCAGACAGTGAGACCACTGATGTTAGGAGAATAAATCAGCAGCCCTTCAACAGAGAAGGTAGATATGACCCCAACAGGTGAGTTTTCGTATCATACTTTGATTCACTTTCATTAAAAGAATGGCATTGTGAAAGATTTGAAATTCTGCTGGGATACAtacaaaatgtgcattttcattcAAGTATACCTAGAATGCATtgcctggagcagcagcaggatgccTCAATTAGCTAAAAGTGGCTACTCAGTGATAAATAATTCGCATATGTCAGACTACTGACATTGTATTTTAATGGCTATTTTACTGGATATAGCTTATACCTTGTTTGCATTAATTTGGCTCATCTGTTCTCATCTAGCATTGACCTAGACATCTGTTTCTTAAGTGTGTGATATAAAGTTAAATCTAGAAAAGGTAGCTTATGTTTGAAACttgcacattttgaaaatgattaataACATCAATACTTAGATATAGCAACTCAATGCTAGGAGAATATTTAAAGTTTCCTTATTGACGCCCCCGCGCACTCCTCCACTCAGATTCCGATTGCACTTTGAGAAAGAGAGTAAAGAGGAtgtggaaaagaggaagaagttgGCCCGGGAGAAGGTGCTACAGCCCATCTCAGACAAAGAACTTGAGATGAACATCAATGACATCTACCCCTCAGAGAAAGGTCTGGCTGTTTCTCACTGCTTTCACATGACAGTCTCAAAATAAGCCATACATATGAGCAGAGTAGGTTAATGGAGTGTGTCACTGCTTGACACACTGAAACTTGATTATTCCCGGCAGGTCTTGGTTTCCCACGACGGCCATCCTGGAATTATGAGATGACACGAGAGAACCTGttgaggaaagaggagaagtcGTACAGAGACTTCCTGGATGACCTGCACTCCAGAAACCCACCTGGGTCTCTCAGCCACTTTGAGCACAATCTGGAGGTAAGTTACTTAATTGAGACACTTGTGAGGGCTTTTTGACCATCAAAATGCCAGTGCTAGGCCACAAagtccttttctttttgcaagcaacatatttcaaacaagttgggacaggagcaacataaagactgggaaatgctccaaaaacacctgtttggaacattccacaggtaagcaggttcattggtaacaggtgatagtgtcatgattgggtatgaaagggacatcctcgAAAGGCGCAGTccttcacaagcaaggatggggtGAAGTTCACCACTGAAAAACTGTGTGGACAAATAGTCCAACAGTTTCAGAACAACATGCCTCAGTGCACAGTTAGTAAGGAATTTAGGGATTTCACTCGAGCTCGGGAACAGTTTGGTAAaccattgtcagtaaacagtgttCATCGCTGCCTCTACAAAGGCGAGTTAAGACTCCACTGTGCAAAGTGAAAGCCTTATTTCAACAACATCCACTGACTCCTCTGAGCCAGAGCTCCTCTGAGACGGactgacacaaagtgaaaaagtgtgctgtggtctgatgagtccagatTGATTTGGAAATCATGGATGCTGTGTCCTCTGGCTAAAGAGAAAAGGGACCATCCAGATTGTTACCAGTGCAAAGTCCAAAAGTCAGCCTCTGTGATGGTATAGGGTTGTGTTGATGTCCATGGCTTGGGTAACTTGTACATCTGTGAAGGCtccatgaatgaatgaatgtgtccTCAGCTCCATTTAGTAACCTTCTCTGGTGTACACACTTGCTTTTGATCCTCTCTCCCCCAATATTAattgttttcttcagctgacAGCAGTAGCTTTAGCTTGCAGCTGTAGTATCATTTTTGTTATAAAAGAAGCATGTTTTAAAGCTTGCCCTGCCTGCACGTTTCCTGTGCAAATGAGTATTTAGGACTCTTGCCGAACCCTTAACAACACATAACAGGACAAAGTAATCCTGCCTGTTAATGAGTTTCCATGATGTACCATGAACTGAACATTTCATTGTGGTAAAGTTGGCTCAGGGAAGGATGTGTAAGAATTTTATGGCATACCTGGGTATTGGCTGGCATTTTCCACCGGGGGCAAAGTACCATTGCATCTTCGGTGCAGTTCAAAATCAAAAACGCTGCAGATCATTTAATTTAAAAGCGTGGGTTGAGCTCAGGAGGCACATGGCAGGCATTGAGCAGCTGGTGGTTTGATAAGTGACTCTCAGTAATCTGGAGATGATGGCTTTTTAAGTGGAGCTGAGGAtcaaagtgatggaaaaataaCATGCTGTATGAATCAGCTGATTGTTTGAGCAGGTTGTTTAGCCGGTTGGGCTGCAGATGATTTTTATTGCATTATAAAGGAGCATTACAGGAATCAGAATAATAAATATTAGCTTGTAAGTAGCTCTTATCTTTTACCGTTGTCTCTTAATTCACTGTCATGGCAAATAAGAACAGAAATTGCTtattagctttgttttgtttacattaaaCCTCACCTCACTTCCTACTCCTCTTTACCTCCTTTTAGACATGGAGGCAGCTATGGAGAGTGTTGGAGATGTCAGATGTCATCCTGCTCATCGTGGACATCAGGCACCCGGTAGGTGATCTTCTGAGTAAAAGCCTGCAGGATGGATCAGGCCAGTAGATGGAGACACAGTCAACATCCATCTGAATGTCTGACATGGTTTATTCTTTATCCTTTTATTTACCTGACAGGCTGATAAATTttcacagatttgtttttctttgtcagtttAGTCACCTAAAATCATTGTCCATATTGTAAAGGATGTGTAATGTTATATCTTCATCTGATACTtcaacttcaaacacacactgacattttacCAGGTCTACGGTTTTAGTTAAAATTGAGTTTTATGAGCATTTGGCTGTGGTTATAGGAAAATCTGGCTCTTATTGTTTGACAACAAAATGAACTGTCAAGTTTTTACTTAGATAAATTAGATCCTCAGAtccacagttcagttcagcagtGTCTATCTGTATTTCACAATTGACAGTTTGTTTCTCCATAAATCTTACATGTATTGCAGTAGTTTTGTTGATAAACTCAGGAAAAATGGTTGCATTTAACATTCTTCCATGTTCAAGATGTGTCGGTGTCATTTGATTCCAAGTTAAAATTAAATCCGGTTCTTGGTTCTAATTATAAGACATCAGCTCCTGACATACTTATTCTAacttctcacctcctccatttAGAGTTTCCCATATTAATGTAAAGTTAAAAACAGCGCAACACATCTTGTTCCTATTAATAAAGATGTCATGTCGTGGTTTTCTTCTTCAATAGGACATAATTACTATTTTAATAAGGGGTATCCTCATGTAAACCAACTCAGGTGCTGCAGTTCCCTCCAGACCTGTACCACTACATCACAGGAGATCTCCAGAAGCAGGTGGTCTTGGTTTTGAACAAAGCCGACCTGTGTCCTCCCCCACTGGTGATCGCCTGGAAACACTACATGACCTCCCAGTTCCCCCACCTGCAAATAGTCTGCTTCACCTCCCACCCTGGACAGCCCTACAGCacaggtgaggagagggagagtagGAGGGAGAAGCTGATGGAATAAGAGGAGGACTGagtgaaacacatgaaagaTGACATCAGACAGACTTCAAAATTTAAATAAACCTGTCACTCAGTGAATTTATTTGAGTGCAGTATCACCAGAATAGCCTGACTGGCTCTTGTTGCAGTAAGAATaacaatctgtctgtctgctggtttgTAGTGCTccagaagaagaggatgaggaggaatgCTGGCTGGAGTCACGCTGGAGGTCCTATAGATATTCTGAAGGCCTGTCAGGAGATCACAGCAGGGAGAGGTGGACATACTCAGAATAAAGCCATCATAATAGAAGTTGTTCACTCTGTGAAGTTGACTCTTAGTATATGCACATTAGTGTTGATGGTCATAAGTGTTACCTCTTGTTTTCAAAGTTGATCTGTCCAGCTGGGAGCAGAAGATTCAGAGAGATGCTGTCGCCGAGCGATTGGACTGTGAGCGGCCAGATGAAGGAGCAGAGTCTGTGCTGATGGAGCATCAAAGTGACAGCGCGATGGAGATGAGCAGCCCATCCCAAGAGCTCTACAAAGATGGGGTTCTCACACTGGGCTGCATAGGTATGTGCCTGAGTTTTCACTGAGAAATTGAACCTTTTTTCCAGATTCAGTGGAAGTTTCTTAGAATTATTCCAAAGCAGTTGATATTATTTCACTTTAGTGGGAttaggagagaaaacaaggccCAGTGTATCCCTGATTGGACCTGCTGAATGTTCTTCTCCCATTATAATCCACAGAAATTTCATCTGCtatgacatgaaaaacatgtcCATGTAATGTAAATCgcatgtgaaaatgaataaagaatGTCCTTGAACCAGTTCACTGGACAGTTTCAGGCCAACATTACCAAACCAGATTAGGAACATCATTTGTAGATATTAAAGATCTTTAACCCATTGTTTCTCCCCCTCCAGGTTTTCCAAATGTTGGAAAGTCATCTGTTATAAACAGCCTGGTGGGGAGGAAGGTGGTGAGTGTATCTCGAACCCCAGGCCACACCAAATACTTCCAGACCTACTACCTCACCCAGACAGTGAAACTCTGCGACTGCCCTGGACTGGTTTTCCCTTCCCGTGTTGATAAACAGTTGCAGGTACAAGCTCACTTTTGTGTACTTGACACCAGATGTGACTTGGAGTTTACTTGCCTGTTTAGGCTCAATAGAAACTTAATCGTGTTGAAcagcacactcactcacacacctctGGGAAAAGGGATTATCGATTTTGTGCATTCCCACTTATCTTTCAAAGGCTCTTGTTGAATTCCAGAGTTGTTTTGTGTGATGTCTGCTCAACTTTTCAGGCAGTGTTTGGATACTATCTTGTCATTTTCgaaaatgattttgatgattttgattCATCTTAttgatctttttctttctccttcttgtcTTTCATCTTTGccattcttttattttctcaagaTTCTCGCAGGCATCTACCCGGTGTCTCAGCTGCAGGAGCCATACAGCTCAGTTGGTTATCTGTGCGAAAGGAcccctttcctctctgtgctgaaGCTTAAACATCCCAGTTTGCTGGAGAACAACCCGCACCAAGGAAACCAGGGGTCTGAAGAGCTCAGCTGGACTGCCTGGGATGTGTGTGAGGGTAAGTTGTGTCTCAGTGACAGCAACCATGTAATTGGTTgtatgttttaaaatgttgggAATCATACGTGCACAGCTCCTCAGAGGCAAATGGCCAACTTCCCTATATAGGCACCAAAGTCATGGCCCATTATCATTAACATTTGGCTGTTACCATGATGTGTTGCACTGTCACTAACACAAAatgctccctctctttccatgTCTTTAGCatgggcagagaggagaggctataaaacagcaaaagcagCTCGCAACGATGTTTACCGTGCAGCCAACAGTCTCCTGCGGTTGGCAATCGATGGCAGATTGTGCCTCTGCCTGAGACCACCTGGCTACAGCTGCCTGAGAGGTAAAAGAGCCTCTTTCATGAATCAGCATTTCAGCTTCAAGAGTATTTGAAAAGTTAAAGTTTATTTATTCTGGGGATTATTTCCGGTCTACAGAGCACTGGGAAAATCACCCAGACTTGCCGGAGATTATGGCTCTTCAAGGAAGGacggcagaggaggaaggaacaGGAGAGAGGGACGATGACGAGGACGGAGAGTCCAGCACCGAGccggaggaagagagagaccgTGACGCAGACGACGATGAGGATGGCGATGATGAAGACGAGGGGTTTGGACGTCCGAGACGGAAGGACGACAAGCCGCCTGGCTTCACTGTCAACATGTACAATGTCCTTCGGGAAAATGAGTGTGAGTGATAACGGAGGGAAAGACGAGCAGGAAgttcctcttccctcctttccctGTTTACCCCAGTGCTTTCTTCATTCCTTTTTTCCCTGAATCTGcattccttctctctttttcttgcacCCCACTCCTCTCGTCATTACATGATCTCCTCTAATTCATTGACCCTGTTTCCTTCTCCCTTTAATATACAGTACAGAGCATATTCATGTATTCCATGCTGtgcctctgctctgcttgtTCATCCATGAAACTTATTCTTTAATGTTGCTTCCAGAAAtgggtttggtttggtttaatctttctttttccctcttatttcttttattttttttgcatgtagTTCTcagaaacaaatgaacaaagtaACTCCCCTCAGCCTGGAATAATTAAGCAATCGGTTTTCAATCTCTTTATTGATAAGTGACTTCACAGCTGAGATGCCAAAGTTGAGGAGAGGACGATAAATCAAATCAGAAGCACTGTCGATACGATGTCATTCACTGGAGCAGCCATTTGGctctcagagcagctgaagattTAAGAACAAGACTCAAAATCTTCTTTACAGACCATCGTTTGTCACAGCTTTGGTTTAAGGGTGTGGGATGGGGATATGGGAAATTAGACCATAGAAGTGGAATGGATAAAATCAGTATTACGGCTCTGTTAGAGGTTCATTCATCTGAACTGGGCTTTGATTTCGATTATACTGTATCTGAGAGTGATGTTTTACTTGGTGTGGTTCTATAAAGTCAGtaggaatttaaaaaaaatgggatGGGGGAGGGAAGGGTTGTTGAATCCTGTGTTGCTGGATGAGGCTGTTTCAGGAATTTAACCTGTAGTGTTTTAACTACTTCAAAAATGATCCTTTGATGCTGATTGAGATGTACAGTGTTTAGTTCAGGAGTTTGGCTACACATTCAGCAAGTTTATCTGGCAGTACAGTGGGTTTGATCCAACAGAGACTGCTTAAAAATCCGTTAGAGTAATAGTTCCACATTTTGGAAAGTTGGAAAGTTCTTCCTGAGAGTTATCTGAGAGGACAGATGCCGCTCTTGTATCTCTCTGGTAAATATGAAGTCAGAgagtagcttagcttagcacaaagactggaaacaggaggattTGTATGGATTTAACAAACCAGATATAATGTTGTGATTAGTGAGTCTTAAAGTTGCTGTTAtgcagattttgttacttttggacagaaccaggcaagccccccccccccccccccaagtttccagtctttgtgctaagctaagcaaacTGACCTctagctgcagcttcatatttgccACACTTGAGAGTGGAATTAATCTCTGAATAAGTATATTTACCAAATTtcgaactattcctttaaccacacagaaagagagactggCCATCTTGGcttccatctgtccatcatTATAAATAACATCACACACTCCATCTGTGCTCCGTCGTTGATCGTATGAATAAAGCCTTCGACACTGCTCAGTTTCAAGGTCAGATGTTGTAATGCTGTTCAGACACCTGCTGCAGACGATTGTCAGTGTTCGTCACCGCTACACTTTCTGTTGAAACTAgagaaaactgacatttttgccGTTGGACcggtctttctttctctgtgatgTGTGATGGCCCCGCTCCAATCCTGAGTGCTGCGTTATTGTGTGCTGTGGTTTTACCTCATTGAGGGAACTGAACAGCACAGTGCTGTGTTACTGTGTAATGCatcacactgcagtcacatgcaGTCATTTCTACCATTGGTACAGTGTAATTAGTCACTCACCACTACCATGCTGTTAGATACACAACAAACTTTTGGTTGTGTTGAtgtggatttttgttttcttggaaATATTACAGGCGGGCAGCGTCTGGAGAGTGTATTGTGAAGGCTTGAGGTGTGTTCAGGTTATTTGCTGCATTCCTCATTTCATTCCTAGTATGCCTAATAATGACTGGACTGCTTTctgcaataaaagaaaataatcctCTAAACCATCTAGGTGCCtgactgtttttgtattttattttagcTTTAAGATATTTGCTTGTAGCTTGTGTGGAGATGATGCATGTAggttattattaaattattatcaGGAAAAGGTCTTTCAGTGACAAACCCTTTCTGACTTATGGTtttattcaaacacacacacacacacacacacacacacacacaccattccaGTGCTCACTAATTTCAAATGTGCATAATTAAGTTGAGAGCAGATGATGTGTGAACTTTAAAATTTTAGGGGAGAAATGTGATCAAAGTGGACAGCTGGGGCATGTTTGGATGAGTTTTGTTAGACTAATTAGACTTTATATACTGCCTGAATGCCATACAGTTATAAATTCATTCTCTTAAAGAGATGTTAGTGCTTTATGCTTAAAGATGTCTTGTAATTAATCAGGGGGCTTCTTTTTATGTGTACCAAAGACAGATAATTACTGCGATGAGATTTACTGATACTAATGATCAGCTGCACCATACTCAGATCTAATTAAAGTCCTCCCAAACTACTTAATTGGTAAATTTCCAGATGGGCGATATTTGAAGCAGAAAGCATGAAATGAAGTAAAATGTACCCATCCACAAAATCATTAAGGAAGAATTTAAGTTATTTGCAAGCTTGAGCTTTTGTGGTATAGTTATTTGTAAATGGGGCCATTTACTTACATGCAAATCTAATGTGCTAAACATTTGTGCATATGGAAACGCCGTATTAGCAGCTCTGTAGATGCCTTTTGCCCAATGCATTATGGGGTAGACTCCTACCTAACCTGTGTGGGAGGTATAGAAAATGAACAGATAACATGGTCCAGCATTAAAACCCACAAGATTCTATAATGTTAGTGTAAATATTTAAGACATAGTTTCAAGAAACGCTTGAAACGCAGCATGTGATGTATTTGCTTTCTTCAGAGGCGTGTGAACCCATCAGCAGCGAAGAAGACAATCAGCAGTCACTGGAAAAGATGCCGCAGTTGTGTTGTGAGTCTGCTTTTATTATTATGGTGTTCGTTTATCAAAGCACTTcc
It includes:
- the gnl1 gene encoding guanine nucleotide-binding protein-like 1 translates to MPRKKPFSNKQKKKQLQVKRERKRGDTGSGPSSRNASVERGGERQSDTSDSETTDVRRINQQPFNREGRYDPNRFRLHFEKESKEDVEKRKKLAREKVLQPISDKELEMNINDIYPSEKGLGFPRRPSWNYEMTRENLLRKEEKSYRDFLDDLHSRNPPGSLSHFEHNLETWRQLWRVLEMSDVILLIVDIRHPVLQFPPDLYHYITGDLQKQVVLVLNKADLCPPPLVIAWKHYMTSQFPHLQIVCFTSHPGQPYSTVLQKKRMRRNAGWSHAGGPIDILKACQEITAGRVDLSSWEQKIQRDAVAERLDCERPDEGAESVLMEHQSDSAMEMSSPSQELYKDGVLTLGCIGFPNVGKSSVINSLVGRKVVSVSRTPGHTKYFQTYYLTQTVKLCDCPGLVFPSRVDKQLQILAGIYPVSQLQEPYSSVGYLCERTPFLSVLKLKHPSLLENNPHQGNQGSEELSWTAWDVCEAWAERRGYKTAKAARNDVYRAANSLLRLAIDGRLCLCLRPPGYSCLREHWENHPDLPEIMALQGRTAEEEGTGERDDDEDGESSTEPEEERDRDADDDEDGDDEDEGFGRPRRKDDKPPGFTVNMYNVLRENECE